The Kwoniella dendrophila CBS 6074 chromosome 1, complete sequence genome contains a region encoding:
- a CDS encoding translation elongation factor EF-1 alpha, which translates to MGKDKLHVNVVVIGHVDSGKSTTTGHLIYKCGGIDKRTIEKFEKEAAELGKSSFKYAWVLDKLKAERERGITIDIALWKFETPKYQVTVIDAPGHRDFIKNMITGTSQADCAILIIATGVGEFEAGISKEGQTREHALLAFTLGVRQLIVACNKMDTCKYSEDRFNEIVKEASGFIKKVGYNPKAVAFVPISGWHGDNMLEESSNMSWYKGWVKETKAGQVKGKTLLDAIDAIEPPTRPTDKPLRLPLQDVYKIGGIGTVPVGRVETGVIKAGMVVTFAPSNVTTEVKSVEMHHEQIPEGLPGDNVGFNVKNVSIKDIRRGNVCGDTKQDPPKEAASFNAQVIVLNHPGQIGAGYTPVLDCHTAHIACKFSELIEKIDRRTGKVMEANPKFVKSGDAAIVKLVSQKPICVESYTEYPPLGRFAVRDMRQTVAVGVIKSVEKTDGKGGKVTKAAEKAGAKKK; encoded by the exons atgggtaaagataaattacacGTTAACGTCGTCGTCATTGGTCATGTCGATTCCGGTAAATCAACCACCACTGGTCACTTGATCTACAAATGTGGTGGTATCGACAAAAGAACCATTGAAAAGTTcgaaaaagaagctgctgaattaggtaaat CCTCATTCAAATACGCTTGGGTTTTAGACAAACTTAAGGccgaaagagaaagaggtatCACCATCGATATCGCTCTTTGGAAATTCGAAACTCCTAAATACCAAGTCACCGTTATTGATGCTCCTGGTCACAGAgatttcatcaaaaacatGATTACTGGTACTTCCCAAGCCGATTGTGCCATTCTTATCATTGCCACCGGTGTTGGTGAATTCGAAGCTGGTATCTCAAAAGAAGGTCAAACCAGAGAACACGCTTTACTCGCTTTCACTCTTGGTGTAAGACAACTTATCGTTGCCTGTAACAAGATGGATACCTGTAAATACTCTGAAGACCGATTCAACGAAATCGTCAAAGAAGCTTCAGGTTTCATCAAAAAGGTCGGTTACAACCCTAAAGCCGTCGCTTTCGTCCCAATCTCAGGTTGGCACGGTGACAACATGTTGGAAGAATCATCCAA CATGTCATGGTACAAAGGTTGGGTCAAAGAAACCAAAGCCGGTcaagttaaaggtaaaaccTTACTTGATGCCATTGATGCTATTGAACCACCTACCAGACCTACCGACAAACCTCTCCGATTACCTCTCCAAGATGTTTACAAGATCGGTGGTATCGGTACTGTGCCAGTAGGTCGAGTTGAAACCGGTGTTATCAAAGCTGGTATGGTTG TCACCTTCGCCCCATCAAACGTTACCACTGAAGTCAAATCCGTTGAAATGCACCACGAACAAATCCCTGAAGGTCTTCCAGGAGACAACGTCGG TTTCAACGTCAAGAACGTCtcaatcaaagatatcaGAAGAGGTAACGTCTGTGGTGACAC AAAACAAGATCCTCCTAAAGAAGCTGCTTCATTCAACGCCCAAGTTATCGTTCTTAACCACCCTGGTCAAATCGGTGCCGGTTACACTCCAGTCTTAGATTGTCACACCGCCCACATTGCCTGTAAATTCTCAGAACTTATCGAGAAAATTGACCGAAGAACTGGTAAAGTTATGGAAGCCAACCCTAAATTCGTCAAA TCCGGTGATGCCGCTATTGTTAAATTAGTTTCTCAAAAACCAATCTGTGTTGAATCATACACTGAATACCCACCTCTTGGTCGATTCGCCGTCAGAGATATGAGACAAACTGTCGCTGTCGGAGTCATTAAGAGCGTCGAG AAAACCGacggtaaaggtggtaaagttaCCAAAG CTGCCGAGAAAGCCGGAGCCAAAAAGAAGTAA